AATGAGGAGACATTCCCACAGGGACTTCCCGTTAGAATGAAATAGCataacacaaaaaatgtatttataatttattttccaaaactataaAGCGAGTaaggaaaaagggaaaaaacgAGTACATAAGCTGTAATAATGGAGGGTAGAAAATCATAAGATGAGTTTCGAATGTTTGATAATCGAAAATACAGAGAATGGAATAAGTGAACATATTAGAAATGTAGCACATAGAAAACGATTATGACGGTTTCacaatcaaacaaaaaaaatccatttacTCCTCTTATAATCAACATTAATCTTTAACAACAATTGCTAATGATTCGGTGCAGTGGATGGACGTTTTGGATGATTGGACGTAGTTGCACGAGTTGGGAGTTTTGTAGAAGATGGTGCCGTTCGTGGCCGTGTATCGGTTTCCTTATTCAGTTTGGTGGTGACTGAAAGCTTTTAAAGAGtttagtaacttttttttattcagaaaaaagtgaactaTTTCATCAAATCTCAGTAAAATAGTTCCTAGAACCTACGGTtcaagttttggcaaaatgtcaatttttcaaaaaattcagattatttagattttttgaatataatttgtagaaaacaactttttggtcAACCTCAAAGTTATTAATATCAAACAgagcaattttcattttttttgaccagacaaagttttaaaaagtatgtACTTTAATATGATGTCTGATCATTTTAATTCGTATTTCAAACAAGCTCAGaacttataaaaattttgagaaatgaaaaatgaaacttacatcgtgtttctttttcattgGAGCTGACTTCGGATCAGTTAATTTCTTAATCCAATCCTCGCCTTGTTGCTCGCCAACAGTTTTAGCTGGAGATGGACGGGGAGGTTTTGCGAGACGTTCCTTTTTTTTATCTCTTGGAACACGTGGTCCATCTTGTTCCCGCTCTTcatgtttcttcttcttctcatcaaGAAACTTTTGTTTGCGAATCATATTTCGTTCTTTTCTTTTTGCGTCCTGCTTCTCCCAccgttctttttctttttctgtcaTAGGTTTTTCCTTCTTCAAATCCTTCTTCGACGTGGTTGCAGACGTTGAAGCCATCGGAACGCTGGGCTTCATAAGGATATCCAGAACATTCTTatgcttttcaaatttatcaacTTTATCACGCTTCTCAGCTCTCTTTTCGTCACGTCTCTGTCTGCGAGCATCGTAATCTCTCCGCTTTCCAGTTTCTTTTTCGAAGAAATACTTGACAAGTGGTGTTTccattttatcgatttctataataataataatgatgttttaatattttaagaaaaatcaaatactaACGAGTTCTAGCATCATCAGGCTGATTAAGTTTCCGAATTTGTTGTTCCAGAGTCAGAATTGGAATAGCTCTTTCTTCTTCAAGCTTCTTACAGAAATCCAAATAGTATTTATCAGTGAGAATAGCTCCAACACGTGTATCTTCCTTCATTCGATTACGATCACATTTTGCAAAGTTCTGATTGGAAGCAGCTTCAACAACTGCAGCAGAATCATTTCCACGAGAATCGACAAAAATGTATCCATCGAATCGCCGTTCAAATTCCATCATTGAATCACAgtattcggaaaaatttacTGTAAGCGTTGCATAAGCACATCGGTCgaacctgaaaaaatgtttatgacTTTAGAAgcaaaacatcaaatttttagaacacaCGAAAAGTTAGCAGGATGAAAATAGGTTCCAATGACTTCTTCTGGTAGTGGACTAATCTGTTCAAGAACTTCATGCTCCGTCATGTATTTTGGAAGACGACGCAACACGACTTTCACATGACCGTCTTTTGAATCggtcattctgaaaataataaataaaataataaaaataataaaaattactacatttttaaaagaatcaAGAATTAATTTAACGGGTGCAGACCGGatgaataaaacaaataagcagttgtaaaataaataaaaaatatttattactaTTTTATAGAGAAACAGATTGtgagttcttcttttttaaatgagCAAATTTTTTACGGAATCGACCGATTTCCGATTCGTTCATAACAacgtcaaaaattaaataatttccatCGATGGTGGGCTCAATGACCACTAATTCGTTATGATAAAGCCATTCAATTACTGGTGATCGAGCATCCAGACGAAGTCGAATCGTTTTGCACTTTGTAACCATTGTAACTTTATCGTTGATAACATCAATGAGTTCATGCATACCATCACCTGTTTTACACGAAATTCGTACGGAATTGTTTGATTCGGAAGTGGGAAATGCAGATTCTTTGTCGAtctgaacaataaaaattaggaaaaggaagaaaacttttctaaatatCACCTTGTTATCAACAGAAATTATCCTTTCGTTGAGTACATAATCTGTAACTCCAATGGATTTAAGTGTTGCCAGAACATCTTCTTCTTGTGCTTTCCAGTCCGGATTGGAAATGTCTCGAAGGTGGATTATCACAtcctacaaaaaataaatatcacgATTTTTATaacgaatttgaatttcgaaaacgaattaaaactttttgttcaATGACTCATGACTCACCGCAGATTTCACATGAGCCAGCGTAGCTTCGAATGCCGCAATCAAATGCATTGGCAAATCGCTCAAAAATCCGATTGTATCAGTAAACACAGCTGATCGACCAGAAGGTAACTTTGCCAAGTGGCGTGTGGTGTCCAATGTGGCAAACAACTGATCCTTCGGCGTCAGGGATGCGGCTCCAGTCAGTTTTTTCACTAAACTAGTTTTTCCAGAATTCGTGTATCCGACAACTGCAACAACGGCGTCTGATGAATTTCTCACACCGAGTTGTCCAACATTTTTCCGAGTCACATCTTTTAGCTCTTTACGTAGGTCTTGCTCTCGTTTTCGAAGAATTTCATTCAGATCGCCATCGATATCGGAATAGTGTGAGTCAATGTGTAGAATATCCGGACGTGAATGCAATCGTTTCGATGAAAGAGCATGAATTCGATGTTTGATGTACGGAATTTCGGCAATAGCAATCTGAATCCGAGCttcttcagtttttgcaaattgtttgaaagttGCCAAAACAATGTTGTATCGATCAAAAATAGGAACTTCGAAAATTCGGTAGAGTTCTTGTTGCTGCGATGGGCTCAATGCATCAACATTCACCATTAATGCAGTGGCACGTGCAGCTTCTCGTCGAGCAATcaacttttctaaatttccagaCGCCCAAACAGCTTTCCTTTTTGTATTGTAGTCGACTGGCATGATAAGACTGCTGAAATTAGATGAGTTATATCAATTAATATCATTCCAAAACCTACTCAACAGCATTCATATTTGGAAGATTATCGACAAGTGCAACAGCTTCTTCAAGTTGTCGATCTGCTTGTTTCAATACTGAAGCTGATCCAGATCCCCATCGAACCTTTGGATGCACAACTAACACTGACCACCTATCATTTGCAAATGCAGAAGGAGCTGCCACTTCAGAACTGAGagatcaataaaattttggaaatatagaaaattctGCTCACCTACCAATACTCAGATTACGAAATGACAAAACTGTCTGCCTTGATAATCGTAGAATaaacattctgaaataatatttgagAAGCTGCTTTCATATTTCTAACAAAGTAAAAATCTATACACGGAATATATTACCAAATATAATCAGATTAAGCGTATTTTAAGACGATTGAAACTTCATCAGAAGGGGTTCGaactgaaaaaccaaaaattgaaattctaatgGGTACGAAAAGCGGGAAAATAAGTTTCAAGACTAACTCTTCCATAAAACAATATTTGTAATCGGCTGGGATATGCCTAAAACTCAAGTTACAGGAATACAATTGATATGGTTGGGAGAACCTATTGAACggacaaaaaaaatgggaacaTGATATAGGATCATAGGATATACATAAAAAAAGTAACACAGCTGAATTATagaatggaaaaatgttttgaatgaCTTGTGGACATACCcggaaaataataaataagaTTAATTATATGAAAACGAAATAATAAATTCTATTTTGGACCATGAATTCTatctaacattttttctgcttttgaTAGATCGAGTGAACTTAAACGAGTCTTTTTGGCGTCTGGAGATCGGGCGACACTTCTCTGCGAAGTAGCATCTGAAGTTTCATTGTCTGAACTAGCACAGGAGCTACTTTCTGGATCAGTTGAGTGGCTGGATGAAGTTGGTGACAGTTTCTGAAAGATCAGTACTGTTTAGACATATTGAGTACGTGTAACATACCGGTTTAGCACTCAATAAAGCTCCTTTTCTCGGAGCAAAGGATTGACCTTTTGGATGATTGTTCACTGGAATATTATTATGGGAATACTCTTCCGAGTTTGCAGGCGACAATGAGGGCAAATTTGCTGATCTACGCGACTTTGATATCTTTTCTTGCAAATCATCATGAAATTGTTGGTACGTTGTATCGCAATTGACCAGAAGTGATGATACTGAAGCTACTATTATCGTGTTGTGAGTTTtcgttatttaaaaaagtggtgaatcattagaagaaaagaaaacaaaagaaagtGGTACCGCAGGTTCCCATTTCGGGGCAATCGACTTTTCTGGGAGGAAAATTCCATCAATTATTGTAAATCACCACGATATGgtacactctgacaccacttgcaaaattaaacaaatactTACACCGCGCAAGGTGCCCAACAGGATTGAGAAAATGAGTGGAATCTTTACGATCGTCTCCGTCACACAACTCTTGATCTGCttgtgatttctgaaaatagaaataaaaacattttaaagatgATTTTTCATTACCGTATAACTTGATTTGTATGGTTTTGATTGCATAGCCGATGACTCTTTGGGATGCGAACTACTTCCATACCGACTATCAGGTTTTGACGAGGATGAATGCTTTTTGGGGATTTTGAATTCACGTCTTGCCACATCATCATGCTTTCGCTTCGCCGAACTGGGTGATCCAATCGGTTGTTTTCTTGGATCCTTTGGCTTGTCACTTCCACCCACTTGCGTTGTCCGAATGATGACAGGAATTTCAGATGTCTGCTGCTCATTCGATTTCTGATGAAAAGATGGCTGCTTCtgtttttccttttctctTGCATGATATTTGTTGTTGTCAGCTTCTAATGCCCGCCGATGCTCTttatcttttctttttctctccttCTCCGCATCTCGTTCTCGTTTCTCGGGAGCATTGGATCGAGACGACGTGGATGATATAGATTCTCTATCGCTCTGAACATTTGTACTGTGATGTGCCTCGGAATAGCGACGGTGTCGTGTGATAGTGGGGTGAGAAGTGACATCGGATTCATGCTTGTCTTTTCGCTTCTCTCGGTCTCGGTCTCGATCCGTTCTTTTCTACAaagcaacaacaaaaaatcaagcaGGACAGACAGAAACAAAGGGAATGAGAGGATTGTAATACTTAGAAACATGCACAAAACACAATAAATACCTCGTGATCTCGTTCTCTTTCCTTTTCCGTATCTCGATGACGTTTCTGTTCCTCTACCGGACGACTTTGTTGGGGAGAACTTCCATACCTTAAGCTTCTAGACTGCGATCTGAACAACACTGATTATCAATTTAAATGATTGAAATCCACACACCTTCCTCCTGATCTTCTAATTATTCGTTCTCTATCTTCTAGTTTTGGTTCAAAAGGCACTGGTGCTGCTTTTTTCGGTATAGCATTGTCTGGCTTCATTGGTTGTACAGGTTGCCCGACTCTACCTGGCGTTGTGCCAGGTTGCATTCGGAAAGAGAGATCCTTTGGTATTGGGCTGAGCAGTGGCTCAGGAACGCCAGAATAGACTATACGATTGCTTGCCTCAATTTCTCCATCTTCAACCAATCCTTCCTGCAAAATCAAAAGCATTAATAAAATTCTGATTCATGATATTAACATTATCCAACCTCTGTTTCTACCACAACTTCCTCTTGAACTATTATCGAAGCATTCGTCAAGTGAGGTTCtctattttctaaaacttctcCAAAAAACTCATTAAATGGTTGATCATCCTGTTGATCCTGCATCATCTCTCGTTCCGGATCATAGTCGAGAGCACGAATAAATTCTGCATTAATGCCCTCTAGGCTGAACTCGGTGTTGaaatcaatctgaaaatgtgaattatTTAATAGCAAAATGAATACTACTTACATCGGCGATTCCTTCATGTTCATTGATGTAACCAACCAATGGATTCAGAGCATTTTCTACCTTTGCATTCAGATTCTGaggattattgatttttcgacgaGACGTTTTCTGTGAATCCTCCTCAAACTGATGTTGCAAATCTCCAGAGGTTATTTGTGACCCTTGGGAATTGACTGGCTCATCTGGTACGTTATCTTTCTGGATTGCTGGTGATGCTTGATGAAGTTGTTGATGGATGACAGGTACACTAGATGTTGGAGCAGGAGCAACAGACAAAACATTAACTCTAGGCAAAAATTGTTGCTCTTCTCTATATCGGGCATCCGCATTCTGATTAACACGTTGCAACTCCATATGCGCAATAGCCTGTGGGGCGCGAATTGTCGAGTATTGTTGGGATTGTTTATGTCGCGAATATGCCGATCTTCCATATAACTGCTGATGGGATGTACTTCTGCCAGAACTTGCAGGAGTCGACGTAATAGTTATAAATCGGTTGGTGAGTCTGCGTAGATCCTCTCCAAATTCGACCATGCTTTTATTCACACCAAAACGTCCGtctctattaaaaattgtgataatATCCTCCAGAGTATGATCATGCAATCGATCATTCAACACTACAATCGGCCTATTATTGTGATCGAATCGAGAAAGAGATTCGCCGAGAAATGGGGACTCCTGTTCCATCGCATCAGCTGCTTGGTTCATCTgagataatatttttcattttacaagAATTCAAGTGCTGTAAAAATGATAACGTACCCCATTTCTTCTGAGATATCCATAAATAAGAGAATCAATCCTTTCATGTGTGACTGGATTCTCAAAAATCTGTGGATTCTGATGTTGCTGGGGACGTCCCCTTCCTCCTACAGGTTTTTGTCCTTGATCATTAGCCTGCATCGGTGAAAACCcgtgttttctgaaaattcgaatctcgaagaactgcaaaaattaatcAGAAGGTATAAAATCGTGGACTGCAGAAcgagttggaaaaaaatcaatcgaaatttcaaacctgataaaaaataacaatgtaTTACCGGAGTAAGAAAAAGAAAGCTCTAAAACGAACAGATAAAcatgaataataataataattaaaaactctaaaactactgaaaaacaaaaaagaagtgAATATACTGAACTGTcctataaaaaaaaagttagacaaaatatacaaaaatgcTAATGTCTAAAATCCTGGTGGATACCAGTCGACTTCTTGAGTGATGGTACGCTTCTCGTAAGCTTCAACTTGATCATCTTCTTTGAATCGAATATTTTTATCAGACAACGCGAGACCGACTTCTGTGTTCGTTTTTGCATTCGTCACCACTTCCATTCCAGCTTTCATAGTTTCGACTTCTCCTTCGTAAACGACTTGATTGCCTCGAGTGAACTTATAAATGCAATGTCTGaaataattgcatttttcttgtgaaaaaaagCAGATTCAAGTACCTATCAAAGTTTCCCCAATTCACAAGGGTTCCTGCAATAGGTTGCCGCTTTCTTCCACGATCCGAAATGACAAATTCTTTGAGCACGTGTCCTTCTCCAACTAAATGGAGTTCAGTTAGCTTTGGAATACGAGCAGAAAGTTCTCCTTTCAGCGATTCAATCATGCGATAAATGACATTGAATGAATCGATTTGAATACCAGCAGCATCGGCACGTTGTTTGAGTTTTGCAGATGTTTCTACGTTGAATGTGTATATTGTGGCATCCGTCTCTTTTGCCAATTCAATGTCTTTTTCAGTCGGCGGTCCCACTTCGAAATCAACCAATTGTAGCTTGCATTGCTCGCTTTTATATgtgctcaaaatttccagaatcgCCTCGAGTGTGCCTTCTACGTCTGTTCGGATCTGAAATAAGAACATAtttatttgatgaaaaatttttaaaaagatttcaaagaggcgcatttatgcggaatggtctcgccacgcgcggCGAactattaaaacaatttggtgtgtgcgcctttaagattaCTGTGCTAATTTTGCACTTTGCACgcttcatcgattttttttccatatttcatACAAACACATTTATTATACGTAATAAGCATAAATTGAATACAATAAATGCATAAAATTGGGAAAGGAACAACCAAAAGCGAACAAAACGATTCACCAGCAAAAttattacagtaatcttaaaaGCGCACACACCAAATTGCACACATTAATTATTAAGAAACCATCAGTCcatgagaatgcctatttTCCGGCGCGAAAATAGCGGCAGAATAGAGAACATGCCGCGACGAGAGATTTAGGTgcttcgctacgagatattcccGCGCCAAAActgtaggcattctcatgatctcatggttTCTTAATATGTTTTTTGTCTTAATCAGTATGAAGTGCGTTTCGAGACTATAGAAATCgtagaagttgaaaaaatacacaaaaaattaaatatgttATCACTCAACAATACTGGTCTTCAATTGATTATTCAATACTCCATTTAAATTCATGTATTTAACAAGGTCGCGTGGAATCATGCGTTGAAAGCCAcgtttcccgaatttttttaatgcgtACATTTTACGTGATTTTAGAATATATTAAACACCCGAAATTGTAAACTATATTAAATAAGAAATccaattgcaattttaaactaatatttttttttctaatagcTTTTCTCTCAGACAATTCAACAACTCACTATAAGCCTAAATTTTGGAGATCCGTCAGCTACATCTTTCTCAATTCGTTGCTTTTTATGAACAATATTACGAAGAGTCGATCCGAATCGTTGTCCTCTGTCGAGAAGCTGCTGTCGATTGCTCAGATATGTCTCACGAGCTTTGTCTCTCTGATCTTTTGTGTCTTCCCAATCACGATCAGCCTTCTCGCGCATCATATTATCAATTCTCAAGTTTACAGCTTTCTGTGCACGATCTACAGTTTCCGCTTCGAGAACGAGGTCACCAGGAGTTGGAAGATCGTCTTTCCATCCTGAAACGCGAACTGGTTGTGATGGTGTCGCGacttgaacaatttttccattttcatcatGCATTGTCTTGACACGACACCACGAGCTTCCTGCCACTAGTACACATCCCTTTTTGAGTGTTCCTCGAGAAACAACTAATGTGCaaacttttccaattccaTGTACAACTGATGATTCAATGATAACTGCTTccacttttccttttttcgttGCTTTTAAATCCATGACATCTGcttgaagaagaagagcatCTTGTAAAGATGGTAGATTTCTAGATTGTAATGCAGAAACCTCAACACATTGAACATCTCCACCGAGCTGCTCAACAACGACATCATGTTCCAACAATGATCGCATTGCTCTCATTGGATCTGCGTTTGGCTTGTCAATTTTATTTACAGCCACCACCAGTTGAACATTCGCgtcttttgcaaattttatcgattgtGCAGTCTGTTCTTTGACTCCATCATCGGCAGCAACAACGAGAACAACAATATCAGCTCCTTTCGCACCACGGGCTCTCATTGATGCGAATGCGGCATGACCCGGTGTATCCAAAAATGTGACTCTTCTTCCTTTTGTTAATTCGACAGAGAATGCGCCAATATGTTGTGTGATTCCACCGAATTCTCCTGCAGCGATTTGAGAATTACGCATTGCATCCAAAAGTGTGGTTTTTCCATGATCAACATGTCCCATGATAGTTACAATCGGTGGGCGACGTTCTAGATCTTTTGGAGAAGCTTCTAGTTGTGGATGGAGGTCTGCATcctctttttcagtttttttcggaGGGCCATTCACGAAACGAGGTTTGAAAGAGAATGCAGCGGTTGTCTAAAATAATTATGATTAGAGTTTGATCCAAAATagtgtaaaatttaaaaatctttcgGAAGTTTACTGCAAAAATACCTGCAAAATCGAAACATCGTCAAGTGGAGAATCAGAAATGATTGCATCAACATTCCGGCGGTCGAGGCTTTCCAAAAACTCGGTAATTTCACTCAAATCTACGGAAAGTGCCGCGGCGAGCTCTCTGAAAAGTAcagaaattgttgttttttcttccaaatagTGCGAGAGGATAAAGACTGCAGACAAAGATGAGAATGAAGTTGCTGACCCATATTTGACGGCGCGATATAAGAAGGATACAATCTATTTATAAGCCATCGTGTGTAGAGACATTCCCGGAAAAATCTTCACAAGAGTTatatattggaaaatttataagTTAAACCAAAAGTAGCTTTTTTAAGTTGCAATAACTTTCctctaataaaaaatgataagagAAATTTCGTTGAAATTGAGACCgcagaacatttttcagttgcgTTTTATTTTGCgaggaaaatattatttattgcGGCCGCATTCGACTATACATTTCGAGTTTCCTTACGAAGGATTCATTTGCTTCCAAACATCGACAGTTTGTTTTGTACTTTTCGTACTCTTCACGACGGCGGCTTCCACAAACTTTCGCCTTCCACGTTTTCCTTCAGATGCGAATTGTTGAGTTTGAATTCGCCAGAATGTTGTTGTGGTCTgaactgcaattttttcacatttctaaCTATGTTCTACCCAATATTCATCCATTAACCTTGCGAACATCGTAAAAGTTGGCGGCTAGTCGCTGTTCGCAACAACTGTAGAATCATCGTTTTGGACATTCTGAtagtttcatttcaatttccaatcgATTCCAAGAATCTTCTTGAAGAACtcattgtttgaaaagttatttctCAACTCCCACAAAGTACAACCTGACGAATATCTACATTTCATTGGCACTGCCTAAATCATTTTACCATGAGAAAGCTTTATTCAGGTTAACAACGTACGAACTAAACTGACCGATTTGTACCGGGCTGTCAGAAACATACATGGGAACAGTGGATCATCGTGAAAAGGGGTCATTTAAAGGGGATATGTTAAAGTTGGGAAGGGGGCGTAGTGAATGTACTTGATCCAACTGTTCCAgattctcattaaaaaaagcaTGAAAGGAGATGAGAGAAAGTTGGAAGGGGAAACTTACTTTGAAACAAGAGTACAAAAAACAACGTGCAATATTTCCCAGCATACACTAGGAAACATGGCGAGGAAAACGGAAAACAACAACAATCTAATGATTGATAGGTTGATTAATAGAAAAGATGAAGCAGTCAAAGGACCACTACTggaatcatttgaaaattacagcCGAAAAGAGAAAGATTATAATAAAGATTGTCAAAACACGAAGGATAATCAAACAAAACTAGGGAACTATTGATTGATATCCGAATGTACTATGTATAACGAATAGGTAATTGAAATTGTTCGTGCGAGCTGAGATGAGGTAGTTATGTCAAATTACATGAGAGCGTTGAGGTCATCCTCGTTGAGTTCAGATAGCTCTGGAAGGTCTTCGGCGATAACCTGAAAAGCTAATTACAGGCAAAATCTCAAAGAATATTACTTACTCCTTCAACAGTATTACTTTTGCTCTCAAGGACGAGTTTAGAGAAACGCTCCTCACTCTCTCCTTCATCGTCGCTGCTGCAAGTGATTTCGTTTTCTTCAAGGATCGATTCAAGCATCCACAGGAAGTGATCATTTCCGAAGATCGGAACTAGATTTTCCTCGGTATCCCAAATTGAAGCATCCGGAAGGTGCTGTAAgaatattcttttttgaaatcaagtttaaattttacaaaggACTTACACTCAATGGCTTATGTTCGAGAATATGCTTTTGAAGAGCGAGAGGGTTTTCGAACTCAGTCTTCTGACAAACCCAGCAATCTGCATGATAGTTCTGCTTACGAATGTAATTGATCAAGCGAAGACGTTGGTAACTGTTCAACTTGTCATCGCTAACATTCTTCAAAAGATCAAATTCGTGAGTAGTCTTCATGTGTTCGAGGAGCGATTGAGCGTTGTCTTCGCTAGCATCACAGAGAAGGCAGACAACGCGAGTTTCATCGGCATCGAGATTGTCTTCCTGCCATTCACACCACtcattgctgaaaaaaaaaaatcataaaacaacATTTATGGAAACTAAAAATCTCactcttcctcttcttcgtcAGAATCTTGGAACGTGGGCATGGTATCTTCGAAGTCCTCGGCGAGCACGTCGAGCCATCGTTTGCCGAGTTCAAGGTAGTTGATGATGTAAAACTTGTCGTAGTAATGATTCTTTGGATTGACCTCGCGATGGTTTCTCTTACGCATATGATCCATGAGAGTGTTACGATCTGGGAAGATTTTTTCGCAGTAGATACATTCATTGCGGTGAAGCTTCTCCTTCAAATGCTCGATATACTCGGTAACGAATACCAAGTTGTCAGGAGATCCAAGGTTGAGATGGTGAATCATATATAAATGATGGATGATTTTCGAGCGATTTCCACGAGCATTGTAGCGACAGAAGATACATTGGAGCTGGAAGGAAGTATCTTCACGCTCACGTTGTTGACATTGCAATGCTTCTTCAAGTCGGCGCATAGCAAGTCGTTGTCGGAGTGAACGATCTTCAGCAACATTTTCCGACATCAGATAGTAGTAGTCGGTCTCTCCGAAGTAGGAATCGCCTTCGCTTGGCTCAATTCTTGGGAAGATCTTATCAATGCTCTCTTTTGCGAAGCGTTGACGCCAATGTTCGATGTAACGTTTCGGGTCAACAATCAAATTCATCTCAGAGACAACTATTTTGTGCTCCTTGAGAAGATGATCAGCAAACCCAGAAATTTGCTCAGGCAGGTCGAAGAATTCCAAACAGCTTACACACATAGTCGGACCTCCCCAGCGTGGAGAATATCCAACAACTGGAACAGTTCCAGACAGAGTGCGAATGCGTCCGCGAGCAACAGTCAAGCTCATCTTTTCTGGCTTCTTTGGTCGTGAATCCTCATCATCAGAATCCGAGAATGGCTCATCAAGCTCgtctgcaatttttgaaaataaaactagaTCATggatattaaaaaatcatacattCGTCACTATAATCGAGTCCTTCTCCATTGCTGGCTTGTGACATAGTTCTTGTGGAGTCGCGCGCATTCCTCTTGGCAGATTGAGCTGTAAAATACAAGTTAAATATTGCCAAcgttaaaaaactcacaattggAGCTTCTTGTTCTTTTGTGATCATCGCCAGGCGATTTGGACTTGACGTTGATACCACCTTGACTGAAGCT
This is a stretch of genomic DNA from Caenorhabditis elegans chromosome V. It encodes these proteins:
- the smg-4 gene encoding UPF3 domain-containing protein (Confirmed by transcript evidence) produces the protein MTDSKDGHVKVVLRRLPKYMTEHEVLEQISPLPEEVIGTYFHPANFSFDRCAYATLTVNFSEYCDSMMEFERRFDGYIFVDSRGNDSAAVVEAASNQNFAKCDRNRMKEDTRVGAILTDKYYLDFCKKLEEERAIPILTLEQQIRKLNQPDDARTQIDKMETPLVKYFFEKETGKRRDYDARRQRRDEKRAEKRDKVDKFEKHKNVLDILMKPSVPMASTSATTSKKDLKKEKPMTEKEKERWEKQDAKRKERNMIRKQKFLDEKKKKHEEREQDGPRVPRDKKKERLAKPPRPSPAKTVGEQQGEDWIKKLTDPKSAPMKKKHDLSVTTKLNKETDTRPRTAPSSTKLPTRATTSNHPKRPSTAPNH
- the smg-4 gene encoding UPF3 domain-containing protein (Confirmed by transcript evidence); the encoded protein is MTDSKDGHVKVVLRRLPKYMTEHEVLEQISPLPEEVIGTYFHPANFSFDRCAYATLTVNFSEYCDSMMEFERRFDGYIFVDSRGNDSAAVVEAASNQNFAKCDRNRMKEDTRVGAILTDKYYLDFCKKLEEERAIPILTLEQQIRKLNQPDDARTQIDKMETPLVKYFFEKETGKRRDYDARRQRRDEKRAEKRDKVDKFEKHKNVLDILMKPSVPMASTSATTSKKDLKKEKPMTEKEKERWEKQDAKRKERNMIRKQKFLDEKKKKHEEREQDGPRVPRDKKKERLAKPPRPSPAKTVGEQQGEDWIKKLTDPKSAPMKKKHDSPPN
- the F46B6.4 gene encoding Hflx-type G domain-containing protein (Confirmed by transcript evidence), coding for MFILRLSRQTVLSFRNLSIGSSEVAAPSAFANDRWSVLVVHPKVRWGSGSASVLKQADRQLEEAVALVDNLPNMNAVDSLIMPVDYNTKRKAVWASGNLEKLIARREAARATALMVNVDALSPSQQQELYRIFEVPIFDRYNIVLATFKQFAKTEEARIQIAIAEIPYIKHRIHALSSKRLHSRPDILHIDSHYSDIDGDLNEILRKREQDLRKELKDVTRKNVGQLGVRNSSDAVVAVVGYTNSGKTSLVKKLTGAASLTPKDQLFATLDTTRHLAKLPSGRSAVFTDTIGFLSDLPMHLIAAFEATLAHVKSADVIIHLRDISNPDWKAQEEDVLATLKSIGVTDYVLNERIISVDNKIDKESAFPTSESNNSVRISCKTGDGMHELIDVINDKVTMVTKCKTIRLRLDARSPVIEWLYHNELVVIEPTIDGNYLIFDVVMNESEIGRFRKKFAHLKKKNSQSVSL